Proteins encoded within one genomic window of Halodesulfurarchaeum formicicum:
- a CDS encoding deoxyguanosinetriphosphate triphosphohydrolase family protein — protein sequence MAGSPKESDRLYSIHIGDYISGPFQEWGRAPFERDLDRVKYTRAFRRLKDVTQVARSGESYLYHDRLSHSLKVGQVGRRIAELALRRREKGFINDDELTTNTSPRYPLNEILFPPSVEAACLAHDIGHPPFGHISEDLLNELLNDSTNGDIGYEGNAQSFRIVTRLADGNHSPNDDGIDGMGLGLTRSTLNGMLKYPWGENDNRKSEKEKWGYYPTEKAAFEFARETTPSGRERSLSAEIMDYADDLTYAIHDVTDFYKAGLIPLDQLLREAKKGYTGPKPAINEFASYLDSKKRELVYTSVKQFFRMLGNRVGQYTVDGSLMFSPFNGTPTERRTVDGFTSMLIGRYISGNATQKPELLKIEWGPNGYHLQISQEAEEQIWLLRQLTDYYVIKDSSLMAQQRGQKKIIKNLFEELLSETAMDDLDQSAIPEPYRSWLGEDSQRAGEFSKEKNQRARVVADMITTMTEPQAIELHDRLLGYNPGALQNHIIR from the coding sequence ATGGCGGGGTCTCCAAAAGAAAGTGATCGATTGTATAGTATTCACATAGGGGATTATATATCAGGTCCTTTTCAAGAATGGGGAAGAGCTCCTTTTGAACGGGATTTGGATCGGGTGAAATATACTAGGGCTTTTCGAAGACTAAAAGATGTTACTCAGGTGGCAAGATCCGGTGAGTCTTACTTATATCATGACCGTCTTTCGCACTCTCTCAAAGTTGGTCAGGTGGGACGAAGAATTGCAGAATTGGCGCTGCGAAGGCGAGAGAAGGGCTTTATTAACGACGATGAACTCACGACAAATACATCTCCAAGATATCCCCTCAACGAAATTCTATTTCCGCCTTCAGTTGAAGCGGCTTGTTTGGCACACGATATAGGCCATCCCCCTTTTGGGCATATTTCAGAGGATCTCCTTAACGAACTGCTGAATGACAGCACAAACGGAGACATTGGTTATGAGGGCAATGCTCAGTCCTTCCGGATTGTGACAAGACTTGCTGACGGGAATCATTCTCCTAATGATGATGGAATTGATGGAATGGGTCTGGGCCTAACGAGATCAACTCTAAATGGGATGCTGAAATATCCATGGGGTGAGAATGATAACAGAAAATCTGAAAAGGAAAAATGGGGCTATTACCCTACAGAAAAGGCCGCATTTGAATTTGCCCGGGAGACTACTCCAAGCGGGAGAGAAAGGTCGCTTTCCGCAGAAATCATGGATTATGCTGATGACTTAACTTATGCAATCCACGATGTAACTGATTTTTACAAAGCCGGCCTAATACCTCTTGATCAATTACTCAGAGAGGCTAAAAAGGGCTATACTGGCCCGAAACCAGCAATTAATGAGTTTGCCTCATATCTTGATTCAAAAAAACGTGAATTAGTGTATACCTCGGTCAAACAGTTTTTCAGAATGTTGGGGAACAGAGTGGGACAATACACCGTGGATGGGTCTTTGATGTTTTCTCCTTTCAACGGGACTCCCACTGAACGAAGAACTGTGGATGGTTTTACATCTATGCTAATCGGAAGGTATATTAGTGGGAATGCAACGCAAAAGCCAGAGTTACTAAAAATTGAATGGGGACCTAATGGCTATCATCTCCAGATTTCACAGGAAGCTGAAGAACAAATTTGGCTATTACGTCAACTAACAGATTACTATGTGATTAAAGACTCCTCCTTAATGGCTCAACAAAGGGGCCAAAAGAAGATCATCAAAAATCTCTTTGAGGAACTCCTATCCGAAACGGCCATGGATGACCTGGATCAATCTGCGATTCCTGAACCGTACCGCTCATGGCTAGGGGAGGACAGCCAGCGTGCAGGTGAATTTTCGAAGGAAAAAAATCAAAGAGCCAGGGTGGTTGCAGATATGATAACTACAATGACGGAACCCCAAGCGATTGAGCTACACGATCGGTTATTGGGTTATAATCCGGGAGCACTCCAGAACCATATAATCCGTTGA
- a CDS encoding DUF7692 domain-containing protein — MRIRTDGDYSHREDVIDSAAERLDVNKTRAVLLSADAVGSLLEELEDVLGHEEISPKVAQEIAEQVETRHWSLEYEPHEFQFKQR; from the coding sequence ATGAGAATACGCACTGACGGCGATTACAGCCATCGCGAGGACGTGATCGACAGCGCTGCGGAGCGGCTCGACGTGAACAAGACCCGGGCCGTGCTACTGAGTGCGGATGCAGTGGGGTCGCTCCTTGAGGAGCTGGAAGACGTACTCGGTCACGAGGAGATCTCGCCGAAGGTCGCCCAAGAGATCGCGGAGCAGGTCGAGACGCGGCACTGGTCGCTTGAGTACGAGCCCCACGAGTTCCAGTTCAAGCAGCGGTAG